One stretch of Candidatus Baltobacteraceae bacterium DNA includes these proteins:
- a CDS encoding nucleotide-binding protein — translation MNELETVLRFALGEESERYIRQTREVHFYPLAFIAGGPDHTPETWNKGKAEVIGLIESIEHHLSFLSDQSEAAETEPAEETRPQGTSIFIVHGHDKAMLNAVESFINRLGLQAAVLAEEANEGRTLIEKFEEHSNAVYAVALLSPDDVGRSASARPEDEKLRPRQNVVLEMGYFIGKLGRKGVAAIIDAEKDAVVEYLSDIKGLAFVPYDQGNGDWRRLLAKELRAARLPIREDRI, via the coding sequence TTGAACGAACTTGAGACTGTGCTACGATTCGCGTTAGGTGAAGAGTCGGAGCGGTACATCCGGCAAACGCGAGAGGTGCATTTTTATCCGCTTGCGTTTATCGCTGGCGGCCCCGATCACACGCCCGAAACGTGGAACAAGGGCAAAGCTGAGGTAATTGGGTTAATTGAAAGTATAGAGCATCACCTGTCCTTTCTTAGCGATCAGAGTGAAGCAGCCGAGACAGAGCCAGCGGAAGAAACCCGCCCCCAAGGGACGAGCATCTTCATCGTTCACGGACACGATAAAGCTATGCTCAACGCGGTCGAATCATTTATTAATAGGCTTGGCTTGCAGGCGGCAGTGCTAGCGGAGGAAGCGAACGAGGGCCGAACTTTAATTGAGAAGTTCGAAGAACACAGCAACGCCGTTTACGCCGTAGCGCTGCTATCGCCCGATGATGTGGGCAGATCAGCCTCAGCCCGGCCGGAGGACGAGAAGCTGCGCCCGCGCCAAAACGTCGTGCTGGAAATGGGATACTTCATCGGCAAGCTAGGCCGTAAGGGCGTCGCTGCGATAATAGACGCTGAAAAGGACGCCGTCGTGGAGTATCTCAGTGACATAAAGGGTCTGGCCTTCGTCCCTTACGACCAAGGCAATGGCGATTGGAGGCGTCTTCTTGCCAAGGAACTGAGGGCGGCGCGGTTACCTATTCGGGAAGACCGGATCTGA
- a CDS encoding papain-like cysteine protease family protein gives MIAPQTQEQTNWCWIACYLMVCSEYGVAVDEQCIVAQRALGVADCCTDGSIPACNKTLDENQVTAVFATGAFIAANMGSDEPSFRTALNSGQVLVMLSLPASYHYILVADYNAATQIYTIHDPQYATSTAACFTDIQTAYGQPGGSIARAWAIRSTAARTPTA, from the coding sequence ATGATTGCACCTCAGACGCAGGAACAGACCAATTGGTGCTGGATCGCGTGCTATTTGATGGTGTGCTCAGAGTATGGAGTTGCTGTCGACGAACAGTGTATTGTCGCGCAGCGGGCTCTTGGTGTTGCCGACTGCTGCACTGACGGCTCGATTCCAGCCTGTAATAAGACTCTCGATGAAAACCAAGTTACCGCTGTTTTCGCAACGGGAGCCTTCATAGCGGCGAACATGGGAAGCGACGAACCCAGCTTTCGGACCGCCTTGAACAGCGGCCAGGTTCTCGTGATGCTTTCCCTACCGGCGTCCTATCACTATATTCTCGTTGCGGATTACAATGCCGCAACACAGATCTACACGATCCATGACCCGCAGTACGCCACGTCGACGGCGGCATGCTTTACCGACATCCAGACGGCCTATGGTCAGCCAGGAGGTTCGATCGCCCGCGCATGGGCGATACGCAGTACGGCCGCAAGAACCCCGACCGCCTAA
- a CDS encoding alpha/beta hydrolase, translated as MPDASVTDLVAAIKQYYPSASSMLIFIHGFNNNFYSPFVLGATWTASLSNGSPVLVYSWPSNAQLLKYLDDETNNTWALDHFRDFLIALLNTPGAPPTINILAHSMGNRVALSALDFLARSGMTTTSHIGQVIFAAPDVDSATFFEAIPRIATVANGLTLYGSDHDEALRASREIHGHCRAGLVGCDFAVPSNQKFNAIDASVFHCDALGHGYWSSSTTIRNDIASVLKQGVNAPSQVRPGLIALPTPSEYAFTDPKPGDDTCATLPTQT; from the coding sequence ATGCCGGACGCTTCCGTTACCGATCTCGTCGCCGCAATTAAGCAGTATTATCCATCAGCTTCAAGCATGCTCATTTTCATCCACGGCTTTAACAACAACTTTTATTCGCCGTTTGTCTTGGGCGCTACGTGGACGGCTTCGCTCTCAAATGGATCTCCCGTTCTCGTCTATAGCTGGCCATCGAACGCGCAGCTCCTAAAATATCTCGATGACGAGACGAATAACACATGGGCGCTGGACCATTTCCGGGATTTTCTCATCGCGCTCCTCAACACGCCTGGAGCTCCGCCAACGATCAATATTCTAGCTCACAGCATGGGTAATCGCGTCGCGCTCTCAGCTCTCGATTTTTTGGCGCGATCAGGAATGACGACGACAAGCCATATTGGACAGGTTATCTTCGCTGCGCCTGACGTCGATTCGGCAACCTTCTTTGAGGCTATTCCCCGCATAGCGACTGTCGCGAACGGTCTCACGCTTTACGGGAGTGACCATGACGAAGCTCTCCGAGCATCGCGTGAGATTCATGGACATTGTCGCGCCGGCTTAGTGGGTTGCGATTTTGCAGTCCCTTCAAACCAAAAATTCAATGCGATCGATGCTTCTGTGTTTCACTGCGACGCTCTTGGTCACGGCTATTGGAGCTCAAGCACGACAATTCGGAACGATATTGCCTCAGTTCTCAAGCAGGGAGTGAACGCACCCAGTCAAGTTCGTCCGGGACTTATCGCGCTGCCAACGCCGAGCGAATACGCCTTCACCGATCCCAAGCCGGGCGACGATACCTGCGCAACACTTCCAACGCAGACTTAG
- a CDS encoding LuxR C-terminal-related transcriptional regulator codes for MRASVLARLDEMPESDQRILLQAAVIGRYFDAELLARIVSEPIERVLEVLRKARNKQILHEQPDTHLKFAFHHSTIRDVLYRELLAAEAMLIHTKIATDLEKQVASPSRDSELAYHWGAARVADKAVAANERAGDSAIAVFAYADAARWYRAALDFETSDARRRTVLWEKFTTALCRSGISDKTREAFEAALDGYSELGDTDKLVDLLIAASRQCWSAAESKAGIEYAQRAIALSRKGTQRYGYAAIMLASYHAILGDVEAAEEYLEALSGRRLPPEISARWHDTRGIVFAHRGDKEAATTAFEAAAVDAAVVGDADLTVRTLSNRADFILASGHVDEALALWEAAFRTARDAGYTGRMAYAALGAADVLLRAGRLAEARDRLLFASTSGVQTASVRILQASLATRIGTLLDDERLTWLGRDDEIVEIAFRSMEGPWIGHVVSARVEAELAAGEPKEAIDLLDRAISALRTADGAEWMLALAASLDDNLAQRAIPLLEEAARRRPWPSVEGFALMALSQRAKSKLPTDANPSKLFQAAGWRWFEARALEAIGDANGAGLLYDQIGDKASLSRLERTGRRRGARAGSDLTPREREVASLALQDLTYRAIALRLGISERTVEHHLSSALGKLGLRSRWQLPGVLDSIAG; via the coding sequence GTGCGTGCTAGCGTCTTGGCACGTCTCGACGAGATGCCTGAGAGCGATCAGCGGATCTTACTCCAAGCAGCCGTCATCGGACGGTATTTCGATGCCGAGCTACTGGCTCGGATCGTCTCGGAACCGATTGAGCGCGTGCTCGAGGTTCTGCGAAAGGCCCGCAACAAGCAGATACTCCACGAACAACCGGACACACATCTCAAATTTGCCTTCCATCATTCCACGATCCGAGATGTTCTCTATCGTGAATTGCTTGCCGCCGAAGCGATGTTGATCCACACCAAGATCGCAACCGACCTGGAGAAGCAAGTCGCTAGCCCAAGTCGTGATTCCGAGCTCGCGTATCACTGGGGTGCCGCTCGTGTTGCGGATAAAGCCGTCGCCGCCAACGAACGAGCCGGCGATTCGGCGATAGCTGTGTTCGCATATGCCGATGCGGCGCGTTGGTATCGTGCGGCTCTCGATTTCGAAACATCCGACGCCCGCCGCCGAACCGTACTCTGGGAAAAGTTTACGACAGCGTTGTGTCGATCCGGCATTTCTGACAAGACGCGGGAGGCATTCGAAGCGGCGCTTGATGGCTACAGCGAACTCGGTGACACCGACAAGCTGGTCGATCTGCTGATCGCTGCATCGCGACAGTGCTGGAGCGCTGCCGAAAGCAAGGCAGGTATCGAGTATGCGCAGCGAGCGATTGCGCTCAGTCGCAAGGGTACTCAGCGGTATGGTTATGCGGCCATCATGCTCGCCTCATACCATGCTATTCTCGGCGACGTTGAGGCGGCCGAGGAATATCTCGAGGCACTCTCCGGCAGACGGTTGCCTCCTGAAATCTCCGCGCGATGGCATGATACCCGAGGAATTGTCTTTGCACATCGTGGCGACAAGGAAGCGGCGACGACGGCCTTTGAGGCCGCAGCCGTTGACGCTGCCGTCGTTGGAGACGCCGACCTTACGGTAAGGACTCTGAGCAATCGTGCCGACTTTATTCTTGCAAGCGGCCATGTGGATGAAGCGCTTGCATTGTGGGAGGCTGCTTTCCGAACGGCGCGCGATGCAGGATACACGGGGCGAATGGCCTATGCCGCACTCGGCGCCGCCGATGTTCTGCTAAGAGCAGGACGCTTGGCCGAAGCACGCGACCGATTATTGTTTGCGAGCACGTCGGGCGTGCAAACCGCGAGCGTGCGCATTCTACAAGCAAGTCTGGCTACAAGGATAGGGACTCTGCTCGATGACGAGCGCCTGACCTGGTTAGGCCGCGACGACGAGATCGTTGAGATTGCATTTCGCTCTATGGAAGGCCCATGGATCGGCCATGTTGTGTCTGCTAGAGTCGAAGCTGAGCTCGCTGCCGGCGAGCCAAAGGAAGCGATCGACCTTCTCGATCGCGCAATCAGCGCATTGCGTACAGCTGACGGCGCGGAATGGATGCTGGCGCTCGCGGCCAGCCTCGACGACAACCTCGCGCAACGCGCGATCCCATTGCTGGAGGAAGCTGCGCGGCGCCGCCCCTGGCCCAGCGTTGAGGGTTTCGCACTTATGGCGCTTAGCCAGCGAGCGAAGTCGAAGCTTCCGACCGATGCGAACCCTTCCAAGCTTTTCCAAGCCGCTGGCTGGCGCTGGTTTGAAGCACGCGCACTTGAAGCGATCGGAGATGCAAACGGCGCGGGACTGCTCTACGATCAAATCGGCGACAAGGCGTCCTTGTCGAGACTCGAGCGCACAGGACGTCGTCGCGGAGCACGCGCCGGCTCGGACCTCACGCCGCGGGAACGGGAAGTCGCCTCGCTGGCTCTGCAAGATCTCACCTATCGCGCCATCGCGCTTCGGCTCGGCATCAGCGAACGCACGGTCGAGCATCATCTCTCGTCCGCTCTTGGAAAGCTCGGACTACGATCACGCTGGCAATTGCCGGGAGTCCTGGATTCAATCGCGGGCTAG
- a CDS encoding asparaginase has protein sequence MDWVKATRSDVVRNAAGTVDVYRGSYLESVHSFLACIADADGNVIEAHGGVDQIFPVRSLAKPFIAAELVRSGTAEAFAFTDAELALSAGSHDGEPIHVAAVLALLRRLDLDESVLQCGPAMEGKVLVGTPAANNCSGKHAAILAMCRHESLVYESYLDPLHPIQQRLLARLFLDFSCPSDTAIATDGCGLPIFGSSLKNIAVAYARFGVSTEESTAAIRLAMTTRPEFMGGTHANLDTNVICNSGGAVLGKIGAEGLHADTIVGTGIGIAIKICDGNSRAIGPALVQTLEKPLQRAHGDSPWLREFALLTVTNASGTTVGQIVARAK, from the coding sequence ATGGATTGGGTGAAGGCGACACGTAGCGATGTTGTCCGTAACGCTGCCGGAACGGTCGACGTATATCGCGGCTCTTATTTGGAGTCGGTGCACTCGTTTCTTGCGTGTATTGCCGACGCCGATGGCAACGTAATTGAGGCGCACGGCGGCGTTGACCAAATATTCCCCGTCCGCTCGCTCGCGAAGCCGTTTATCGCCGCCGAACTCGTCCGAAGCGGCACCGCCGAAGCATTCGCCTTTACTGACGCTGAGTTAGCCCTTAGCGCAGGGTCGCACGACGGAGAACCAATCCACGTTGCAGCCGTACTCGCGCTCTTACGTCGGCTGGACCTAGACGAGTCGGTACTCCAGTGCGGGCCGGCAATGGAGGGGAAAGTATTGGTCGGCACGCCAGCGGCGAACAATTGCTCCGGCAAGCATGCCGCGATTCTTGCAATGTGCCGGCACGAGTCTCTAGTGTATGAATCCTACTTGGATCCTCTGCATCCGATTCAGCAGAGACTTCTTGCGCGTCTGTTCCTAGATTTTTCGTGCCCTTCCGATACCGCAATTGCGACCGACGGATGCGGTCTTCCAATATTCGGTTCCAGCCTAAAGAATATCGCCGTTGCGTATGCGCGATTCGGTGTTTCTACCGAAGAGTCGACCGCAGCGATACGTCTCGCCATGACAACGAGACCAGAATTTATGGGCGGCACGCACGCGAATCTCGATACGAACGTCATCTGCAACAGTGGCGGAGCGGTGCTCGGAAAAATCGGAGCGGAAGGACTGCACGCGGACACGATCGTCGGAACCGGAATCGGCATTGCCATTAAAATCTGTGACGGCAATTCCAGAGCGATCGGACCTGCGCTTGTTCAAACACTCGAAAAACCGTTACAACGGGCGCACGGCGACAGTCCCTGGCTTCGAGAGTTCGCCTTACTGACAGTTACGAATGCTTCCGGCACGACAGTTGGCCAGATCGTCGCCCGAGCAAAATGA
- a CDS encoding TonB-dependent receptor, producing the protein MTTTLGQIRGTVSGSKGPIGGASVTVDGPVVRSTVSQSDGTFHLSDLPAGLYKLVVKAKDYEAATNSTVAVLEGETVVTVSMKRPNESGLKEIARVSVSAGGGGFNTTPASIQTISTQTLEERDLPTLRQELESIPGVSVSRSLSWEGNGSTAVDNAEFVIVRGGFPYETGTLFDGHPMYGSVSDEGFSIGFIDSNLLQRVDVVKGPGATTPTINNAIGGTVNFVTIDPRAAKPGGFAELETDGYGGSILKLKYVEHIGSKLSLALGYQQQESPGPNSGARDYFALSTYSSDTVNGQPFVPCAPQGCYSTPNSNPKFYIPYGGPTLNYQGLLCCTPDFSGYSDRGQVLKLRYDVSPALYIQAGYFGDQTRQQLGLEDLAQITFTPPAGYAGSLRPGGLNVASSYNNGLDYLSGSGYTSAFTLDAVGQIGPVTLSAKSIQFNQSQTYANGIPFVGMNSVATIPVNATLYGAVATGDPSAPTYTLYNGTPVSVTTTDPAYTYTYGTRLGGLTLQADLPIGSSLYTLAVDKTQYAPLFQFAEGQASLPDFVYPNQYAGNFQVIESALARASFALAPKVQAVASLYLNRYDAHVSTDGNVTFADHWSSYDAPRLGITWRPQSDLSARFSAGASIAPPVLTTMVGTSTSPSANSVTSPTYYEQYLTNANLRPETAFGYDGGLDYRLRNAGIVTSFDIYTTNIINQFFTATTLTGADNGLPLYTAENENLGHARYEGVELSLAHNPQRGFFWSASAALMRAAPYDLPPGFYNQPGMPLSTNLGIISGHNWTGVQGDALNVSIPYSVGNAGIGWRDTRSDFLRFDANYYGNNNQYYQPAFVEIDASAGIPLAPRTQLIVSVTNLTNIHSFPYTIQANGYNGGVTPILANGQLDLPSFDGPGPRVLRIGATRKF; encoded by the coding sequence GTGACAACAACGCTCGGCCAAATTCGCGGAACCGTATCGGGGAGTAAAGGGCCCATCGGCGGTGCGAGTGTTACTGTTGACGGTCCGGTTGTACGAAGCACGGTGTCGCAGTCGGATGGAACGTTTCATCTTTCCGATTTACCGGCGGGTCTTTACAAACTTGTCGTTAAGGCCAAAGATTACGAAGCGGCAACGAACAGTACCGTCGCCGTGCTCGAAGGCGAGACGGTTGTTACGGTCTCCATGAAGCGGCCGAACGAAAGCGGTCTTAAAGAGATCGCGAGAGTTTCCGTGAGCGCAGGTGGCGGAGGCTTCAATACCACTCCCGCATCGATTCAGACGATATCGACGCAAACGTTGGAAGAACGCGATCTTCCGACGCTCCGGCAAGAATTGGAATCCATTCCGGGTGTTAGCGTAAGCCGTTCGCTCAGCTGGGAAGGCAACGGCAGCACTGCAGTCGACAATGCCGAATTCGTCATCGTCCGCGGCGGCTTTCCGTATGAGACAGGCACGCTCTTCGACGGTCATCCGATGTATGGAAGCGTAAGCGACGAGGGCTTCAGCATCGGGTTCATCGACTCCAATCTGCTTCAACGCGTCGATGTTGTTAAGGGACCCGGTGCAACCACACCGACAATCAACAACGCAATCGGCGGAACAGTGAACTTTGTTACAATCGATCCTCGGGCTGCAAAGCCGGGCGGGTTCGCAGAGCTCGAGACTGACGGCTACGGTGGGTCGATCCTCAAGCTCAAATATGTGGAGCACATTGGAAGCAAGCTCTCGTTGGCGCTTGGCTATCAGCAACAGGAAAGCCCCGGACCGAACAGCGGAGCACGAGATTACTTCGCGCTCAGCACCTATTCGTCGGACACAGTCAACGGCCAACCGTTCGTTCCATGCGCGCCGCAAGGCTGCTACTCGACGCCAAATTCGAACCCCAAGTTCTATATACCGTATGGCGGCCCTACACTGAACTATCAGGGCCTTCTCTGCTGTACACCGGATTTCAGCGGATACAGCGATCGTGGACAAGTGCTGAAGCTACGCTACGATGTCTCGCCGGCACTTTACATCCAAGCGGGATACTTCGGCGATCAGACGCGACAACAACTCGGACTCGAAGACTTGGCTCAAATCACCTTCACTCCACCGGCAGGCTATGCGGGCTCTCTACGACCCGGTGGACTTAATGTCGCCTCCTCGTACAACAACGGCCTCGATTACCTTTCTGGTAGCGGGTATACGTCGGCATTTACACTCGATGCTGTCGGTCAAATCGGACCCGTCACACTCTCGGCTAAGTCCATTCAGTTCAATCAATCGCAGACGTACGCGAACGGGATTCCGTTCGTCGGTATGAACAGCGTCGCGACGATCCCAGTCAACGCTACCCTATACGGAGCGGTCGCGACAGGTGACCCAAGTGCTCCGACCTACACACTCTACAATGGGACGCCCGTCTCGGTAACGACGACGGATCCAGCCTACACGTACACGTACGGTACTCGACTGGGTGGGTTGACGTTACAGGCCGATCTCCCGATCGGCAGCAGCCTGTATACGCTCGCAGTTGACAAAACGCAATACGCGCCGCTGTTTCAGTTCGCTGAGGGCCAAGCTTCGCTTCCAGACTTTGTCTACCCGAATCAATATGCCGGAAATTTCCAGGTGATTGAGTCAGCACTCGCGCGCGCCTCGTTCGCGCTTGCGCCGAAAGTGCAGGCTGTCGCGAGTCTCTATCTGAATCGCTATGATGCGCACGTTTCGACGGACGGAAACGTGACCTTCGCGGATCACTGGAGTAGCTACGACGCTCCCCGTCTCGGGATCACGTGGCGGCCGCAAAGCGACTTGTCAGCGCGATTTTCTGCCGGTGCTTCGATAGCTCCGCCCGTTCTCACGACGATGGTGGGCACGAGCACGTCGCCGAGCGCTAACAGTGTAACGAGCCCAACCTACTATGAGCAGTACTTGACGAACGCGAACCTGCGCCCTGAGACCGCGTTCGGATACGATGGAGGCTTGGACTACCGCTTACGAAACGCGGGGATTGTAACATCGTTCGATATCTATACGACGAATATCATCAATCAGTTCTTTACGGCGACGACGCTCACCGGCGCGGATAACGGATTGCCTTTATATACGGCGGAAAACGAGAACCTCGGGCATGCCAGATATGAAGGTGTCGAGCTATCTCTCGCTCACAATCCTCAACGTGGATTCTTCTGGTCTGCAAGCGCCGCACTGATGCGAGCGGCACCCTACGATCTCCCGCCCGGATTCTACAATCAGCCCGGAATGCCGCTCTCGACAAATCTTGGCATCATCAGTGGACATAACTGGACCGGTGTCCAGGGCGACGCTCTGAACGTTTCGATTCCGTATTCCGTCGGCAACGCGGGCATCGGGTGGCGCGACACAAGGAGCGACTTTCTTCGATTCGACGCGAACTATTACGGCAACAACAACCAATACTATCAGCCGGCCTTCGTCGAGATCGACGCGTCTGCGGGGATACCGCTGGCGCCGAGGACGCAGCTCATCGTCTCCGTCACAAATCTCACAAATATCCACTCCTTTCCTTACACCATTCAAGCCAACGGCTACAACGGCGGCGTGACGCCAATCCTCGCCAACGGACAGCTCGACTTGCCATCGTTTGATGGACCTGGGCCGCGTGTTTTACGCATTGGAGCGACGCGAAAATTCTGA
- a CDS encoding sialidase family protein: MYLQILRKSILAIILIVASCISFASAQPTGDNASAPPLGFGSHVWSDTIANPTNPRNIVVCGARWLPSNNAMASFVYASFDGGNTWALTLDDRSTWWQTEQSCAFGSGNRVYFNSESSRPIDGDLHHELGQMHFYRSIDGGKTWLAPYLSGWFDHSAMTVDPRGTIYLFANATSEYWNNTFRIGPALRVSHDGGQSFGKMVELPTRLGSIYSGAYPSAARVLRSGRVIAVMYARHKGDDARRAFRVDVAWTDDGGKTLGGGITIARDQFCSSDGNMPSMAVDGANPQRVYVAFSQRVGNVPYDRVKLCRAVLAYSDDGGTHWVTRVVPGAGNAAGAAVSVNRRGIVAVASSEQPNRCWRFQYSTNQGATFSKATDLTPCHPFRPNERYFQNSLWAAAAYDAPPHSTDAQYSAAYENNLGITVRGQMGQVWRSNMAASSDGVFYIAWPAPGTGWLNVARARVGGNVVSVHDVQITPRTIPVSQLPNPDTIPAWQGGANNFVDVTKTIGLMVNGAKYDATGKTVTLQFQLSNRGSEPLYGPLLWRIVRLDSDVGAPIGTDVQRGSTVDLSQFLPNGTLAAFAASDPITIRFKILRYRLPASVIVGSYRIVALASRVWAQVHAPPTPQQ; this comes from the coding sequence ATGTATCTCCAAATACTGCGCAAATCGATCCTGGCTATTATTCTCATAGTCGCAAGTTGCATTTCGTTCGCCTCCGCGCAACCAACGGGCGACAACGCGTCAGCGCCGCCGCTCGGCTTTGGGTCACACGTGTGGAGCGACACCATCGCGAACCCAACCAATCCACGCAATATCGTCGTGTGCGGCGCTCGTTGGCTTCCGTCAAACAATGCGATGGCAAGCTTCGTCTACGCCTCCTTTGACGGAGGCAATACCTGGGCACTCACACTCGACGACCGTTCGACGTGGTGGCAGACTGAGCAGTCCTGCGCATTTGGATCCGGGAATCGTGTGTATTTCAACTCGGAGTCTTCCCGCCCGATAGATGGCGACTTGCATCACGAGCTTGGGCAAATGCACTTTTATCGGTCAATAGATGGTGGCAAGACTTGGCTTGCCCCGTATCTCAGTGGCTGGTTCGATCATTCGGCGATGACCGTTGATCCTCGCGGAACCATCTATCTTTTTGCAAACGCCACTTCAGAATACTGGAATAACACGTTCCGAATCGGGCCGGCATTGAGGGTTTCGCACGACGGCGGCCAGTCGTTCGGAAAGATGGTTGAACTCCCGACACGTTTGGGATCAATCTACAGCGGAGCCTACCCATCAGCGGCTCGCGTCCTGCGTTCTGGACGCGTTATCGCAGTCATGTACGCGCGCCATAAGGGCGACGACGCGCGACGCGCCTTTCGCGTCGACGTGGCTTGGACCGACGACGGAGGCAAGACCCTTGGAGGAGGCATCACGATTGCCAGAGATCAGTTTTGCAGCTCGGATGGAAACATGCCATCCATGGCGGTCGACGGCGCAAACCCTCAACGCGTCTACGTCGCCTTTAGTCAGCGCGTGGGCAACGTTCCCTACGATCGAGTCAAGTTATGTCGAGCCGTATTGGCATACTCCGACGATGGCGGAACACATTGGGTCACACGTGTCGTTCCCGGCGCAGGCAATGCGGCTGGCGCTGCCGTGTCCGTAAATCGTCGCGGAATCGTGGCGGTTGCATCGAGCGAGCAGCCAAATCGCTGTTGGCGTTTTCAATATTCGACGAACCAAGGTGCGACATTCTCAAAGGCGACTGATCTCACTCCTTGTCACCCGTTTCGTCCCAACGAACGCTACTTTCAAAATTCCCTGTGGGCAGCAGCTGCCTACGATGCTCCTCCTCACTCAACCGATGCGCAGTATTCAGCGGCATATGAAAATAACTTGGGAATCACCGTCCGAGGCCAAATGGGACAAGTCTGGCGCTCCAACATGGCGGCCTCATCGGACGGCGTCTTTTACATCGCTTGGCCCGCGCCCGGCACTGGTTGGCTGAATGTTGCGAGAGCGCGAGTGGGCGGAAATGTCGTCTCCGTACATGATGTGCAGATTACGCCCCGTACGATTCCGGTCTCGCAACTACCAAATCCAGACACAATTCCAGCGTGGCAGGGCGGAGCCAACAACTTCGTTGACGTGACGAAGACGATCGGACTCATGGTCAACGGAGCCAAGTACGATGCAACAGGCAAGACCGTCACACTTCAATTTCAGTTGTCTAATCGCGGCAGCGAGCCGCTTTATGGCCCCTTGCTGTGGCGCATTGTCCGGTTGGATTCAGATGTTGGCGCTCCGATTGGGACCGACGTTCAACGCGGGAGCACCGTAGATCTGAGCCAATTTCTTCCCAACGGTACATTAGCCGCATTTGCGGCAAGTGATCCGATCACGATCCGTTTCAAGATATTGCGGTACCGACTCCCAGCTTCAGTCATCGTTGGTAGCTACCGCATCGTTGCGCTCGCTTCACGCGTGTGGGCGCAAGTCCACGCTCCGCCAACACCGCAACAGTAA